One genomic region from Bufo bufo chromosome 3, aBufBuf1.1, whole genome shotgun sequence encodes:
- the LOC120994241 gene encoding LOW QUALITY PROTEIN: olfactory receptor 52K1-like (The sequence of the model RefSeq protein was modified relative to this genomic sequence to represent the inferred CDS: substituted 1 base at 1 genomic stop codon) encodes MLRPMLLLNTSSHMPSFFFLIGIPGLEDLSILMSISFCLLYILAVLGNSSMSYIICTEKTLHGPMYFFLAMLALNDLAFTSSTVPKMLKIFWWNKGRIDASACLTQMFFVHFLAVMESGILTAMAYDRYIAICSPLRYTSILTFAVLEKIAAAILVRAFVTIFPIPVLVSRLHYCGGYVVLHSYCDHMAVVNVACXDTRVNSIYGLVLSLSVTGFDLLFIGLSYTMILGAIFRLPSRAARHKAIGTCTSHICVIIAAYLPGIFTFVSYRFGQKTIPHNVHIFLANIYILFPAFLNPIIYGVKTKQNRDCILKKLQVNQKLL; translated from the coding sequence ATGTTGCGACCAATGCTCCttctcaacaccagctcccacatgccatccttcttcttcctgATTGGAATCCCCGGGCTGGAGGATCTTAGCATTTTGATGTCGATTTCCTTCTGCCTCCTCTATATCTTGGCTGTCCTTGGAAACTCCTCAATGTCCTATATAATCTGCACTGAGAAGACCCTCCATGGACCCATGTACTTCTTTCTGGCTATGCTGGCGCTCAACGACCTAGCCTTTACCAGCTCTACTGTTCCAAAGATGCTGAAAATCTTCTGGTGGAACAAAGGCCGCATTGATGCTTCTGCTTGTCTCACCCAGATGTTTTTTGTCCACTTCCTGGCAGTGATGGAGTCAGGAATCTTGACTGCCATGGCGTATGACCGCTACATCGCCATCTGTTCCCCACTCAGATACACGTCCATTCTCACTTTTGCTGTTTTGGAAAAAATTGCAGCTGCCATTCTGGTCAGAGCCTTTGTCACCATTTTTCCCATTCCAGTACTGGTCAGTAGGTTGCACTATTGCGGTGGATATGTTGTGTTGCACTCATACTGTGATCACATGGCCGTGGTGAATGTGGCTTGTTGAGATACGAGGGTGAACAGTATTTACGGCCTTGTGTTGTCTCTTTCTGTCACTGGCTTTGATCTGTTGTTTATTGGACTTTCTTATACAATGATCTTAGGGGCCATATTTAGGTTGCCGTCCAGGGCGGCTCGCCACAAGGCGATTGGAACATGCACCTCCCACATTTGTGTCATTATAGCCGCCTATCTGCCTGGAATATTTACCTTTGTGTCTTATAGGTTTGGACAGAAGACAATTCCGCATAATGTCCACATCTTCCTAGCAAACATCTACATTTTGTTCCCAGCATTCTTAAACCCAATAATCTATGGTGTGAAGACGAAGCAAAATCGAGACTGTATCCTGAAGAAGCTTCAGGTCAACCAGAAGCTTCTATAG